Proteins from one Desulforegula conservatrix Mb1Pa genomic window:
- a CDS encoding D-alanyl-D-alanine carboxypeptidase/D-alanyl-D-alanine-endopeptidase — protein sequence MNIRIITGNLFLILCCMFIASTSIAAQSIKDIESAIGSSDSLLVTSSDGTVLAAKNENNPLVPASTLKILTSLCAIHYLGEDYRFPVKFYLRDNKDLIIEGFGDPLLVSEAIGNYCKDVSSILKSKGIKSIRNIITDDSYFDKNITIPGATISSDQPYDAPVGALSVNFNSISFKTVSKRLETSESQTPLTPTALSVAKKSGLKSGRIPLPPDRRIINAYSGEIFKYFLEKAGTKVSGIQTDGVKGSKDVLIHTAYSQHDIKKVASKLLEFSSNFMANQVFLAVAGKYSGSPASLEGGTKAAKDYTESILGIKNLSIVEGSGLSRENKITALQMGKILEAFYPFHQLMKHKNGAFFKTGTLDGVSTRAGYIETESGEMHKFVIFLNTNGKNAEPVLGMLKDAVNHL from the coding sequence GTGAATATTCGAATCATAACTGGCAATTTATTCCTTATATTATGCTGCATGTTCATTGCATCAACGTCTATAGCGGCCCAGTCAATAAAAGACATTGAATCTGCAATCGGAAGCAGTGACAGTCTTTTGGTAACTTCATCTGATGGGACTGTTCTTGCCGCAAAAAATGAAAATAATCCCCTTGTTCCGGCCTCAACCCTGAAAATATTAACTTCGCTCTGTGCCATTCATTATCTCGGCGAAGACTACAGATTCCCGGTAAAGTTTTACTTAAGAGATAACAAGGATCTCATTATTGAAGGATTCGGGGATCCTCTCCTTGTTTCCGAAGCGATAGGCAATTATTGCAAAGATGTTTCGAGTATTTTGAAATCAAAAGGAATAAAATCCATTCGTAATATAATTACGGATGATTCCTATTTTGATAAAAATATTACTATTCCGGGAGCAACCATTTCTTCTGATCAACCGTATGATGCTCCAGTCGGAGCATTAAGCGTAAACTTCAACAGCATTTCTTTCAAAACAGTATCCAAAAGACTCGAAACCTCTGAATCACAGACACCTCTAACGCCGACAGCATTAAGCGTAGCAAAAAAAAGCGGATTAAAATCAGGCAGAATTCCGCTGCCACCAGACAGAAGAATAATCAATGCTTACAGCGGGGAAATCTTCAAATATTTCCTTGAAAAAGCCGGAACAAAAGTGTCAGGAATTCAGACAGATGGAGTTAAGGGGTCAAAAGACGTTCTTATTCACACAGCCTATTCTCAGCATGACATAAAAAAAGTAGCATCAAAGCTCCTTGAATTCTCAAGCAATTTCATGGCAAATCAGGTATTTCTCGCTGTTGCCGGAAAGTATTCCGGAAGTCCTGCAAGTCTTGAAGGCGGTACAAAAGCCGCAAAAGACTATACAGAATCCATTCTTGGCATAAAAAACCTGTCCATTGTCGAAGGATCAGGACTTTCCAGAGAGAATAAAATAACTGCCTTACAAATGGGAAAAATCCTTGAAGCTTTCTATCCTTTTCATCAATTGATGAAGCACAAAAACGGGGCCTTCTTCAAAACAGGCACCTTAGATGGTGTGAGTACAAGAGCAGGATATATAGAAACAGAATCTGGCGAAATGCATAAATTTGTTATTTTTTTAAACACAAACGGCAAAAATGCTGAACCAGTTCTTGGAATGCTGAAGGACGCAGTAAATCATTTGTAG
- a CDS encoding EVE domain-containing protein: MNFWLMKTEPQVFSIFDLKDKGTDSWEGVRNYQVRNFMRDVMKPGDKAIIYHSGKKPEAVGTAVITSCGYPDHTAWDTGNRYYDPASKPEKPIWFMVDVRFESMFDKQVDLKTMREIKELEDLVILKKGNRLSITQLTETEFDTIVRLSQK, encoded by the coding sequence TTGAATTTCTGGCTTATGAAGACAGAGCCGCAGGTTTTTTCCATCTTTGATCTTAAAGATAAAGGAACAGATTCCTGGGAAGGCGTAAGAAACTATCAGGTCAGAAACTTCATGAGGGATGTGATGAAGCCCGGAGACAAGGCCATAATCTACCACAGCGGCAAAAAACCGGAAGCTGTGGGAACTGCGGTTATCACAAGCTGCGGATATCCTGATCACACAGCCTGGGACACAGGAAACAGATATTATGATCCGGCTTCAAAGCCCGAAAAACCGATATGGTTCATGGTGGATGTCCGGTTTGAAAGTATGTTCGATAAACAGGTCGACCTGAAGACCATGAGAGAAATAAAAGAGCTTGAGGATCTTGTAATTCTTAAAAAGGGTAACCGTTTATCCATAACACAATTAACAGAAACTGAATTTGATACGATTGTAAGACTATCCCAAAAATAG